One part of the Bacteroidia bacterium genome encodes these proteins:
- a CDS encoding AMP-binding protein, with protein MQTTQNIIGLFLDCAEKNPEQIALIDKNGRAYSYQELRTQVESRAAYLYKHGLRSGDEVLICCGQDIDLIRNVLALFYLGAIAVYPGDWTQRTYLEKCCQAQACKAMIAAPKARLMAYFSKPLRKIPLKMEAHSPNYHSIFPLAKVQEEQNALISFVQKEDQILALKRSHKDLHTLFQSLLEIQDPQAWEIAAHNSLESLLSYLSMGATSVMLDFKRKVLQKQEVEKLFQVLSLYKINRLNCDPAMLRALSDYLIVEVEDLADLQKVYIQGPAFPIQDAHLFTEALPRTEITYAYTAAQMPPLTTAGIRDILHFSKRDQGCYLGQKLGGVNIKLLDIVDKEVRKLNYQEFSRLLVPSGEIGEVLLKIDPIVQEKNPELYTKEEVLQVEGDLWYKSGDTARFKSGRLYYTGKKESLMEYKLKVLSPFMYEHYLQEINSIAQATLLELDGKLSIIIEARKENLQEKIGEELKHISLHFDQVIFVRKIPMLKEGSSGIDYTALKNMLKEGSINAAFKLD; from the coding sequence ATGCAAACAACACAGAATATAATTGGGCTTTTTCTCGATTGCGCAGAAAAAAACCCCGAGCAGATTGCCCTTATTGATAAGAATGGAAGGGCGTATAGTTACCAGGAACTTCGCACACAGGTGGAAAGTCGTGCAGCTTATTTGTATAAGCATGGCTTACGATCTGGAGATGAAGTTCTCATATGCTGCGGCCAGGACATAGACCTGATCCGCAATGTATTAGCATTATTTTACCTGGGGGCTATAGCCGTCTATCCAGGAGATTGGACCCAGCGGACGTATTTGGAGAAATGCTGCCAAGCTCAGGCTTGTAAAGCTATGATAGCTGCTCCCAAAGCCCGACTGATGGCTTATTTCTCAAAGCCTTTACGGAAAATTCCGTTAAAAATGGAAGCCCATTCTCCTAATTACCATTCCATATTTCCTTTAGCCAAAGTACAGGAAGAACAAAATGCTTTAATCAGCTTTGTTCAGAAAGAGGATCAGATACTTGCTTTGAAAAGAAGCCACAAGGATTTACATACGCTCTTTCAAAGTCTCCTGGAAATTCAGGATCCACAGGCCTGGGAAATCGCCGCCCACAACAGTCTGGAATCTTTGCTTAGTTATCTAAGTATGGGAGCCACTTCTGTTATGCTCGATTTCAAGCGAAAAGTTTTGCAAAAACAGGAAGTAGAAAAGCTTTTTCAAGTTTTGAGCCTGTACAAAATCAATCGCCTGAATTGTGATCCTGCTATGCTTCGTGCTCTTTCCGATTATTTGATTGTAGAGGTAGAAGATCTGGCAGATCTGCAAAAGGTATATATTCAGGGTCCAGCTTTTCCGATTCAGGATGCTCATTTATTTACAGAGGCTTTACCCCGAACAGAAATCACCTATGCCTATACAGCAGCTCAAATGCCTCCTCTTACAACTGCAGGGATCAGAGATATCCTGCATTTCAGCAAAAGGGATCAGGGCTGTTATTTGGGTCAGAAATTGGGGGGAGTAAATATAAAGCTACTAGATATCGTGGATAAAGAGGTTCGTAAACTCAACTACCAGGAGTTTAGTCGACTATTGGTACCTAGTGGAGAAATTGGAGAAGTTTTGCTAAAAATTGATCCTATCGTCCAGGAAAAGAATCCGGAACTGTATACAAAAGAAGAGGTCTTGCAGGTAGAAGGTGATCTTTGGTACAAAAGTGGAGATACAGCCCGTTTCAAATCCGGGCGCTTGTACTATACCGGAAAAAAAGAATCTCTTATGGAGTACAAATTAAAGGTTTTGTCTCCCTTTATGTATGAACACTATTTACAGGAAATAAACAGCATTGCTCAGGCGACTTTATTGGAGCTGGATGGAAAGCTCAGCATCATTATTGAAGCTCGAAAAGAGAATTTACAGGAAAAGATCGGCGAAGAACTAAAGCATATCAGTCTTCACTTTGACCAGGTCATATTTGTCCGCAAAATTCCTATGCTTAAAGAAGGAAGCTCCGGCATTGATTATACTGCACTGAAAAATATGCTAAAGGAAGGTTCAATCAATGCTGCTTTTAAGCTGGATTAG
- a CDS encoding lysylphosphatidylglycerol synthase transmembrane domain-containing protein: protein MRQTQSIRLSFSSGKKYLALFLKILITICALVFIYYKLKQEEVSWNAWFSNMGTSHIGFALLAFLLIPVNWGLEAWKWKYALGGLYPEYSFRSAWKGVIAGVATGIFTPNRIGDYAGRLMYLKRGKRWEAGVVLLLNRLTQMLITLWVGCYCFAYLLLGEAEVLQELIPAIGLENEWLVLILIGISLVFSVLLIFSAKLNLHRWLPNKWKKGKEVLMNGLGSLSPQNILFMSLIGGLRFLVYSLQYALLLLAFGFSGNPFLAFLLIGLVFLIKSLLPYFSFTELGLRESVALFVMGIWQVSAVTAVGSTFVLYVFNLIFPALLGLMLIQLKSSID, encoded by the coding sequence ATGAGGCAAACCCAAAGCATTCGCCTTTCTTTTTCCTCCGGGAAAAAATACCTTGCGCTTTTTCTTAAAATCCTCATCACGATTTGTGCCCTTGTTTTCATTTACTACAAACTGAAACAAGAGGAGGTTTCCTGGAATGCATGGTTTTCGAACATGGGAACTTCTCATATAGGATTCGCGCTGCTGGCTTTCCTACTTATTCCTGTAAACTGGGGATTGGAAGCCTGGAAGTGGAAATATGCCCTTGGAGGTTTATATCCGGAATATTCATTTCGATCAGCCTGGAAAGGAGTCATTGCAGGAGTTGCCACCGGAATTTTTACGCCCAATCGAATAGGAGATTACGCTGGAAGACTCATGTACCTGAAGCGAGGAAAACGCTGGGAGGCTGGGGTAGTGCTACTTCTTAATAGACTGACTCAAATGTTGATAACGCTTTGGGTGGGTTGTTACTGTTTTGCTTATTTGCTCCTAGGTGAAGCGGAAGTACTTCAGGAACTTATCCCTGCTATTGGTCTTGAAAATGAGTGGCTGGTATTAATACTTATAGGGATATCGCTTGTGTTTTCCGTTTTGCTGATATTTTCCGCCAAATTGAACCTCCATAGATGGCTACCAAATAAATGGAAGAAAGGAAAGGAGGTGCTGATGAATGGCCTGGGGAGCTTAAGCCCTCAGAATATCCTTTTCATGAGTTTGATAGGGGGCTTGCGATTTTTGGTCTATAGCCTTCAATATGCTCTTTTACTTCTGGCTTTTGGATTCAGTGGAAATCCATTTCTCGCTTTCCTACTTATCGGTCTGGTCTTTCTGATTAAATCTCTTTTGCCCTACTTTTCCTTTACAGAATTAGGGCTTCGGGAATCTGTTGCCCTTTTTGTAATGGGAATTTGGCAAGTATCTGCGGTAACGGCTGTTGGCAGTACCTTTGTACTTTATGTATTCAACCTCATCTTTCCTGCCTTGCTCGGGCTTATGCTAATCCAGCTTAAAAGCAGCATTGATTGA
- the ruvC gene encoding crossover junction endodeoxyribonuclease RuvC, which produces MAEAAERIILGIDPGTQITGYGIIRCKGKKMEMMVCGVIRLDRGPKSHAEKLSQIYHRVGGIIREFSPTEMALEAPFFGKNVQSMLKLGRAQGVAMAAGLSQGLEIFEYAPKKIKVAVTGRGTASKEQVHGMLQKLLKTKIEPLKLDATDGLAVAVCHFFQGNSVSKGKSYKNWGSFLKENPDRLK; this is translated from the coding sequence ATGGCTGAAGCTGCAGAAAGAATCATCCTGGGCATTGATCCGGGCACCCAAATCACCGGCTATGGGATTATTCGCTGTAAGGGCAAAAAGATGGAAATGATGGTGTGCGGAGTGATTCGCCTAGATAGAGGTCCCAAATCCCATGCAGAGAAGTTATCTCAAATTTATCATCGGGTCGGAGGGATCATACGCGAGTTTTCTCCCACAGAGATGGCATTGGAAGCCCCTTTCTTTGGAAAAAATGTACAATCCATGCTCAAACTCGGGAGAGCCCAGGGCGTAGCTATGGCTGCCGGTTTGTCGCAAGGACTGGAAATCTTTGAATATGCTCCCAAAAAAATTAAAGTTGCCGTGACCGGTCGGGGCACTGCCAGCAAAGAACAAGTACACGGCATGCTCCAGAAACTCCTCAAAACAAAAATAGAACCCCTTAAGCTGGATGCCACAGATGGATTGGCTGTAGCTGTCTGTCACTTTTTCCAGGGGAATAGCGTCTCAAAAGGGAAGTCCTATAAAAACTGGGGCTCTTTTCTTAAAGAAAACCCGGATAGACTCAAATAA